The Caulifigura coniformis genome includes a region encoding these proteins:
- a CDS encoding beta/alpha barrel domain-containing protein — translation MKSKSLDRKLAAIHADPHGSREFLIADAKDADMAFGLRATGQLYDGGGKPTRSRTLAEYRDEMRAIVKQGLVDIMLMSNSTSEQLTLKERIFDHSTVTPAIRANDTTDIWLMRGSALGDKASRPFRSATINHARTGRIDDEHCDRISGANLGLYSITFANDRDRDWEALTAYAAFREEAERKRFRHFLEVFHPNVPGAVPAEEVVHFVSDAIVRTLAGVTSAGRPAFLKIPYPGPRALEDLVAYDPHLVVGVLGGSAGTTRDAFQLIHDARKHGARVALFGRKINEAESQLLFIQHLRDIVDNNLAPAEAVRSYHAALKTQSISSRRSLEDDSRITATSLSYS, via the coding sequence GTGAAATCCAAGTCCCTCGACCGCAAGCTTGCCGCCATCCATGCCGATCCTCACGGCTCGCGCGAATTCCTCATCGCCGACGCGAAGGACGCCGACATGGCGTTCGGCCTCCGGGCGACCGGGCAGCTCTACGACGGCGGTGGCAAGCCGACGCGCTCTCGAACTCTGGCCGAGTATCGCGACGAAATGCGCGCCATCGTGAAGCAGGGGCTCGTCGACATCATGTTGATGTCGAACAGCACCAGCGAGCAGCTCACGCTGAAAGAACGGATCTTCGATCACTCCACCGTCACTCCCGCCATCCGGGCCAACGACACCACCGACATCTGGCTGATGCGGGGGAGCGCCCTCGGCGACAAGGCGAGCCGGCCCTTCCGGTCGGCCACCATCAACCACGCCCGGACCGGCCGCATCGACGATGAACACTGCGACCGTATCAGCGGCGCCAATCTGGGGCTCTACTCCATCACGTTCGCCAACGACCGCGATCGCGACTGGGAAGCACTCACCGCCTACGCTGCCTTCCGCGAAGAAGCCGAACGCAAACGGTTCCGCCATTTCCTCGAAGTGTTCCATCCGAACGTCCCCGGAGCCGTTCCGGCTGAAGAGGTCGTGCACTTCGTCTCGGATGCCATCGTCCGCACTCTCGCCGGGGTGACTTCCGCCGGCCGCCCCGCGTTCCTCAAGATCCCCTACCCCGGACCGCGGGCTCTCGAAGACCTCGTCGCCTACGACCCGCATCTCGTCGTCGGCGTCCTCGGCGGATCGGCCGGCACCACGCGCGACGCGTTCCAGCTCATTCACGATGCCAGGAAGCACGGCGCCCGCGTCGCGCTCTTCGGCCGGAAGATCAACGAGGCCGAAAGCCAGCTGCTGTTCATCCAGCACCTGCGCGACATCGTCGACAACAACCTCGCCCCGGCTGAAGCGGTCCGCAGCTACCACGCCGCCCTCAAAACCCAATCTATCTCCTCCCGCCGCTCGCTCGAAGACGACTCGCGAATCACGGCGACGTCGCTGTCATATTCATAG
- a CDS encoding TIM barrel protein, producing the protein MSAAARKTFPKLHNAMWPGLVGKGSPGAEPFLSLDKMLELTVNANVDGQKFDGIDLFLFDPHIPIDLSDDDVKRLADKVAAKGLAIGSLVAPVWPGTVGDSAMGSPEQRAKFVLAVKKACRIANLLKAHGVRKYGVIRIDAADGPTHWYDDPKASTKKIASTFREAGIVAAANGERLAAEGEICWAGMHSWKNMVELLEQTDMPGTVGFQADLAHTYLYLMGYNAPEHALLKEGYSTAEFDAAYKTMTDALRPWTIDFHVAQNDGTVHGSGSHDKTGRHCPADDPNGKLDITKCSGYWLQGAADRGIQHICWDGCMFPNATLEKPETWNTILKAMIKVREAHGW; encoded by the coding sequence ATGAGCGCCGCCGCCCGGAAGACGTTCCCCAAACTGCATAACGCCATGTGGCCCGGCCTCGTCGGCAAGGGCTCACCCGGAGCGGAACCGTTCCTCTCGCTCGACAAGATGCTCGAGCTCACGGTCAATGCGAACGTCGACGGCCAGAAGTTCGACGGCATCGACCTGTTCCTCTTCGATCCGCACATTCCGATCGACCTGTCCGACGACGACGTCAAACGGCTCGCCGACAAGGTGGCCGCCAAGGGCCTCGCCATCGGTTCGCTCGTCGCCCCCGTCTGGCCGGGCACCGTCGGCGACAGCGCGATGGGCTCTCCCGAACAGAGGGCGAAGTTCGTGCTGGCCGTGAAGAAGGCCTGCCGCATCGCGAACCTGCTCAAGGCGCACGGCGTCCGGAAGTACGGCGTCATCCGCATCGACGCGGCCGACGGCCCGACACACTGGTACGACGACCCCAAAGCCTCCACGAAGAAGATCGCTTCCACCTTCCGTGAAGCTGGCATCGTCGCCGCCGCGAACGGTGAACGCCTCGCGGCCGAGGGAGAGATCTGCTGGGCCGGCATGCACTCCTGGAAGAACATGGTCGAACTGCTCGAGCAGACCGACATGCCCGGCACCGTCGGTTTCCAGGCCGACCTCGCCCACACGTACCTGTACCTGATGGGTTACAACGCCCCCGAGCACGCGCTGCTGAAAGAGGGTTACTCAACGGCCGAGTTCGATGCGGCCTACAAGACGATGACGGATGCGCTCCGTCCCTGGACCATCGACTTCCACGTCGCCCAGAACGACGGCACCGTCCACGGCAGCGGCTCGCACGACAAAACCGGCCGTCACTGCCCGGCCGACGATCCGAACGGAAAACTCGACATCACGAAGTGCTCGGGCTACTGGCTGCAGGGCGCCGCCGACCGCGGCATCCAGCACATCTGCTGGGACGGCTGCATGTTCCCGAACGCCACGCTCGAAAAACCGGAGACGTGGAACACGATTCTGAAGGCAATGATCAAGGTGCGGGAAGCTCACGGTTGGTGA